The following coding sequences are from one Oryzisolibacter sp. LB2S window:
- the infA gene encoding translation initiation factor IF-1 encodes MAKEELIEMQGSVTEVLPDSRFRVTLDNGHQLIAYTGGKMRKHHIRILAGDKVSLEMSPYDLTKGRITFRHLAGRGPGPGGTTGSR; translated from the coding sequence ATGGCCAAAGAAGAACTGATTGAGATGCAGGGCAGCGTCACCGAAGTCCTGCCGGATTCGCGCTTTCGCGTGACTCTGGACAATGGGCACCAGCTCATTGCCTACACCGGCGGCAAGATGCGCAAGCACCATATCCGCATTCTGGCCGGCGACAAGGTGTCGCTGGAGATGTCGCCCTACGACCTGACCAAGGGTCGCATCACCTTCCGCCATCTGGCTGGCCGTGGCCCCGGCCCGGGCGGCACGACGGGCAGCCGCTGA
- the msrB gene encoding peptide-methionine (R)-S-oxide reductase MsrB: protein MTYPVQKTDAQWQELLAAKGAEPAAFEVTRHAATERPFTGKYEGHWADGSYHCICCGAKLFDSGTKFDAGCGWPSFWRAVPGAIAEKVDRSHGMLRTETVCAQCGAHLGHVFPDGPAPTGLRYCMNSASLAFEPPVP from the coding sequence ATGACCTATCCCGTCCAGAAAACCGACGCCCAGTGGCAAGAGCTGCTGGCCGCCAAGGGCGCCGAACCCGCGGCCTTCGAGGTCACGCGCCATGCCGCCACCGAGCGGCCATTCACCGGCAAATACGAGGGCCATTGGGCCGACGGCAGCTACCACTGCATCTGCTGCGGCGCGAAGCTGTTCGACTCCGGCACCAAGTTCGACGCCGGCTGCGGCTGGCCCAGCTTCTGGCGCGCCGTGCCCGGCGCCATTGCCGAAAAGGTGGACCGCAGCCATGGCATGCTGCGCACCGAGACCGTGTGTGCACAATGCGGGGCGCATCTGGGCCATGTCTTTCCCGACGGCCCGGCCCCCACGGGCCTGCGCTACTGCATGAACTCCGCCTCGCTCGCCTTTGAACCCCCGGTGCCATGA
- a CDS encoding heparan-alpha-glucosaminide N-acetyltransferase — MSKSRHLTTADARMCEPVRRYDRVDALRGLAMVWMAAFHFCFDLSHFGYWPQDFLGDPFWTTQRTLIVSLFLLCAGMGQAVAWQRAIAWSRFWHRWAQVAACALLVTVGSYFMFPRSFIYFGVLHGMALMLLIARLTAGWGAWLWPAGALALLSPWLAAWLLQGPFADLAPLFNSRALNWLGWVTRKPFTEDYVPILPWLGVMWWGVAGGQRLMARHAQWLARPLADVAAPLVVLGRYSLSFYMLHQPVMLGMLMLWGRLVRA, encoded by the coding sequence GTGAGCAAGTCTCGCCACCTGACCACCGCCGACGCTCGCATGTGCGAACCTGTGCGGCGCTACGACCGTGTCGACGCATTGCGCGGTCTGGCCATGGTATGGATGGCCGCGTTTCACTTCTGCTTTGACCTGAGCCACTTCGGCTACTGGCCTCAGGATTTTCTGGGCGATCCGTTCTGGACGACCCAGCGTACCCTGATCGTCAGCCTGTTTCTGCTGTGCGCGGGCATGGGGCAGGCCGTGGCCTGGCAGAGGGCGATCGCTTGGTCACGGTTCTGGCACCGATGGGCGCAGGTTGCCGCCTGCGCGCTGCTGGTGACGGTGGGCTCCTATTTCATGTTTCCGCGCAGCTTCATCTACTTTGGTGTGCTGCATGGCATGGCGCTGATGCTGCTGATCGCACGCTTGACGGCCGGCTGGGGCGCATGGCTGTGGCCTGCGGGGGCGCTGGCGCTGCTCTCGCCGTGGCTGGCCGCATGGCTGTTGCAGGGGCCGTTTGCCGATTTGGCGCCGCTCTTCAACAGCAGGGCGCTGAACTGGCTGGGCTGGGTCACGCGCAAGCCCTTCACCGAAGACTATGTGCCGATCCTGCCATGGTTGGGCGTGATGTGGTGGGGCGTGGCCGGTGGGCAGCGGCTGATGGCCCGTCATGCGCAGTGGCTGGCCCGGCCATTGGCGGACGTTGCGGCACCACTGGTGGTTCTGGGCCGCTACAGCCTGAGCTTTTACATGTTGCACCAGCCCGTGATGCTGGGGATGCTGATGCTGTGGGGCCGGCTCGTGCGCGCATGA
- a CDS encoding septation protein A: MKLLLDFFPIILFFVAFKTWGIYVATAVAIAATIVQIAYLHFRHGKVEPMQWLSLGVIVLFGGATLLAQSETFIKWKPTVLYWLMGGALLVGQLVFRKNFIQSLMGAQVDLPAPVWRNLNWAWTAFFAAMGVLNLWVAYRFDTDTWVNFKLFGGIGLMLAFVVAQALYLSRHIKDGDPTPKDAQP; encoded by the coding sequence ATGAAACTGCTGCTCGACTTCTTTCCCATCATTCTGTTCTTCGTCGCGTTCAAGACCTGGGGCATCTACGTGGCCACGGCGGTGGCCATAGCCGCCACCATCGTGCAGATCGCCTACCTGCATTTCAGGCATGGCAAGGTCGAGCCCATGCAATGGCTCAGCCTGGGCGTGATCGTGCTCTTCGGCGGCGCCACGCTGCTCGCGCAGAGCGAAACCTTCATCAAGTGGAAGCCCACGGTGCTGTACTGGCTCATGGGCGGGGCGCTGCTCGTCGGCCAGCTGGTGTTTCGCAAGAACTTCATCCAGTCGCTCATGGGCGCACAGGTCGATCTGCCCGCGCCCGTGTGGCGCAACCTCAACTGGGCCTGGACGGCCTTTTTTGCCGCCATGGGCGTGCTCAACCTCTGGGTGGCCTACCGCTTCGATACCGACACCTGGGTCAACTTCAAGCTGTTCGGCGGCATCGGCCTGATGCTGGCCTTCGTCGTCGCCCAGGCGCTGTACCTGAGTCGCCACATCAAGGATGGCGACCCCACCCCCAAGGACGCACAACCATGA
- the asd gene encoding archaetidylserine decarboxylase (Phosphatidylserine decarboxylase is synthesized as a single chain precursor. Generation of the pyruvoyl active site from a Ser is coupled to cleavage of a Gly-Ser bond between the larger (beta) and smaller (alpha chains). It is an integral membrane protein.): protein MSDRLAVLPQYLLPQQLLTRLAGRVASAQAGGLTTALIRRFVARYGVDMSEAADPDIASYASFNEFFTRALRPGLRPLAKAAATCPVDGAVSQLGAIEHDQIFQAKGHHYSTTALLGGDAQLAAQFQDGQFATIYLSPRDYHRIHMPCDGRLLRMEHVPGALFSVNPTTARGVPGLFARNERVVCLFDTPLGPMALVLVGATIVGSMATVWHGQVNPPRTGQPRRWDYAEQKIALRQGEEMGRFLLGSTVVLLFARGAIRFEPGWAAARAVRMGEAMAQQPGV, encoded by the coding sequence GTGTCTGACCGCCTTGCCGTACTGCCGCAGTATCTGCTGCCCCAACAACTGTTGACCCGCCTTGCCGGCCGCGTGGCGTCCGCCCAGGCCGGAGGCCTGACCACCGCACTCATCCGCCGCTTCGTGGCGCGCTACGGCGTGGACATGAGCGAGGCCGCCGACCCGGACATTGCGAGCTATGCGAGCTTCAACGAATTCTTCACGCGCGCCCTGCGGCCCGGCCTGCGCCCGCTTGCCAAGGCGGCCGCGACATGCCCTGTCGACGGTGCGGTGAGCCAGCTCGGCGCGATCGAGCACGACCAAATCTTTCAGGCCAAGGGTCACCACTACTCGACCACGGCGCTGCTGGGGGGCGATGCGCAACTGGCGGCGCAGTTTCAGGACGGGCAGTTCGCCACCATCTACCTGAGCCCGCGCGACTACCACCGCATCCACATGCCTTGTGACGGCCGCCTGCTGCGCATGGAGCATGTGCCCGGTGCGCTGTTCTCGGTCAACCCGACGACGGCGCGCGGCGTGCCCGGGCTGTTTGCGCGCAACGAGCGCGTGGTCTGCCTGTTCGATACCCCACTCGGCCCCATGGCCCTGGTGCTCGTGGGTGCGACCATCGTGGGCAGCATGGCCACCGTCTGGCATGGCCAGGTGAACCCGCCGCGCACGGGACAGCCACGGCGCTGGGACTATGCCGAACAGAAGATCGCGCTGCGCCAGGGTGAGGAGATGGGGCGCTTTCTGCTCGGCTCGACCGTGGTGTTGCTGTTTGCCCGGGGCGCCATACGCTTCGAGCCCGGTTGGGCGGCGGCACGCGCCGTGCGCATGGGCGAGGCCATGGCGCAGCAGCCCGGCGTCTGA
- a CDS encoding HPP family protein, whose protein sequence is MHQPSSDSSSTAGAPSRLRVWLRLFKPARVRINQRERLRMVLGILLCVTVVALCSHALGMSATPAMVASLGASAVLIIALPSSPLAQPWAVLAGCVLSYLVGVACVAGVPYPPLASGLAVGLAVALMLALRCLHPPGAGMALYAVLHPHESSVAAALPIMFDVLVLILVGVAFNRITGRVYPHAQMSASGASQAPSAFTAADLDAALSHYNQVLDVSRDDLEGLLHLAGKAAFQRTLGELRCQQIMSAPVHAVAADTPLKEAWALMRKHAIKALPVVDGQQVVVGIITVADFMRLANLEMHEGIGRRLRSLIMGGPKRPEQVQQLMTAPVQQVAADRHVMDLVPLFSEVGHHHIPVVDDAQRLVGIITQTDLVKALAAAVARP, encoded by the coding sequence ATGCACCAGCCTTCATCCGACAGCAGCAGCACCGCCGGCGCGCCTTCGCGCCTTCGCGTCTGGCTGCGCTTGTTCAAGCCCGCCCGAGTCCGCATCAACCAGCGCGAGCGCCTGCGCATGGTGCTGGGCATCCTGTTGTGCGTGACCGTGGTGGCGCTGTGCTCGCATGCTCTGGGTATGTCTGCCACGCCTGCGATGGTGGCCTCGCTCGGCGCCAGTGCGGTACTCATCATCGCCCTGCCGTCGAGCCCGCTGGCCCAGCCCTGGGCGGTGCTTGCAGGCTGTGTGCTGTCCTATCTGGTCGGCGTGGCCTGTGTGGCAGGGGTGCCGTATCCGCCCCTGGCCAGCGGGTTGGCCGTCGGACTGGCCGTGGCGCTCATGCTGGCATTGCGCTGCCTGCACCCTCCGGGAGCGGGCATGGCGCTGTACGCCGTGCTGCATCCGCACGAGAGTTCCGTCGCGGCGGCTCTGCCCATCATGTTCGATGTGCTGGTGCTGATTCTTGTGGGGGTGGCCTTCAACCGCATCACGGGGCGGGTCTACCCCCATGCCCAGATGAGTGCGTCGGGTGCGTCCCAGGCGCCCAGCGCATTTACCGCGGCCGATCTCGATGCCGCACTTTCGCACTACAACCAGGTGCTCGACGTGAGTCGCGATGATCTGGAGGGCCTGCTGCACCTGGCGGGCAAGGCGGCGTTTCAGCGCACGCTCGGCGAGTTGCGCTGCCAGCAAATCATGTCCGCCCCCGTGCATGCCGTCGCGGCCGACACGCCGCTCAAGGAGGCCTGGGCGCTGATGCGCAAGCATGCGATCAAGGCGCTGCCGGTGGTGGATGGGCAGCAGGTGGTGGTCGGCATCATCACCGTCGCGGATTTCATGCGTCTGGCCAATCTTGAAATGCACGAGGGCATAGGGCGCAGGTTGCGCTCGCTCATCATGGGAGGTCCCAAGCGTCCGGAGCAGGTGCAGCAACTCATGACAGCGCCCGTGCAGCAGGTGGCCGCAGACCGGCATGTGATGGATCTGGTGCCGCTGTTCTCCGAGGTCGGCCATCACCACATTCCGGTGGTCGACGACGCGCAGCGGCTCGTGGGCATCATCACGCAGACCGATCTGGTCAAGGCGCTGGCCGCGGCCGTCGCGCGGCCATAG
- the cobA gene encoding uroporphyrinogen-III C-methyltransferase, with product MSFIEDARWFTTMPRAGEGEEPTTPGRVTLVGAGPGDPELLTLRAVKALRGARLVLYDHLVGKEVLRYVPDDADLIYVGKESSHHTLPQDAIIDLMVRLARSGRNLVRLKGGDGFIFGRGGEEAQALVEAGIAFDVVPGITAAQGAGACAGIPLTHRDHAATLVFATGHLRGDNEVALDWEALARPRQTVVIYMGMGTLPVICEQLMRHGVPASMPAALVEQATLPTQRCITGTLEELPRLAQQHRVRPPALIVVGEVVALQPQLMRGMQAVVM from the coding sequence ATGAGCTTCATTGAAGACGCACGCTGGTTCACCACCATGCCCAGGGCGGGCGAGGGTGAGGAGCCGACCACGCCGGGGCGTGTGACGCTTGTCGGCGCCGGCCCCGGCGACCCGGAACTGCTGACCTTGCGCGCCGTGAAGGCCTTGCGCGGCGCTCGCCTGGTTCTCTATGACCATCTGGTGGGAAAGGAGGTGCTGCGCTATGTGCCCGACGACGCGGATCTGATCTACGTGGGCAAGGAGTCCTCGCACCACACGTTGCCGCAGGACGCCATCATCGATCTCATGGTGCGCCTGGCGCGCAGCGGGCGCAACCTGGTGCGCCTCAAGGGCGGCGATGGCTTCATCTTCGGCCGCGGTGGCGAGGAGGCGCAGGCCCTGGTCGAGGCCGGCATCGCCTTCGACGTGGTGCCGGGCATCACGGCGGCCCAGGGAGCGGGTGCCTGCGCCGGCATTCCGCTGACTCACCGCGACCATGCGGCGACGCTGGTCTTTGCCACGGGCCACCTGCGTGGGGACAACGAGGTGGCGCTGGACTGGGAGGCGCTGGCGCGCCCGCGCCAGACCGTGGTGATCTACATGGGCATGGGCACGCTGCCCGTGATCTGCGAGCAGCTCATGCGCCACGGCGTGCCAGCCAGCATGCCCGCGGCGCTGGTGGAGCAGGCGACGCTGCCGACTCAGCGCTGCATCACCGGCACGCTCGAGGAGCTGCCGCGGCTGGCGCAGCAGCACCGCGTCCGGCCTCCGGCCCTCATCGTGGTGGGCGAGGTGGTGGCCTTGCAGCCGCAGTTGATGCGGGGCATGCAGGCCGTGGTCATGTGA
- a CDS encoding peptidylprolyl isomerase: protein MKKQLLSGLVAAAVLGTMALPVAAQNLAIVNGKAVPKERAETLKQQVERSGRPVSPEMEGQIKEEVIAREIFMQEAQKRGLEATADYQAQMELARQTILIRELFVDFQKNNPVTDAEIQAEYDKFVAANAGKEYKARHILVAKEDEAKAIIASIKKGGKFEEIAKKQSKDPGSGARGGDLDWANPSSYVPEFTEALVKLEKGKMTQTPVKSQFGWHIIRLDDVREAQLPKLDEVKPQIAQQLQQQKLAKFQEDLRAKAKVE from the coding sequence ATGAAGAAACAGCTCTTGTCCGGCCTCGTGGCCGCAGCCGTGCTGGGCACGATGGCCTTGCCCGTGGCCGCGCAAAACCTCGCCATCGTCAATGGCAAGGCCGTTCCCAAGGAACGCGCCGAAACCCTGAAGCAGCAAGTGGAGCGCTCGGGCCGCCCCGTCTCGCCCGAGATGGAAGGCCAGATCAAGGAAGAAGTCATCGCCCGTGAGATCTTCATGCAGGAGGCGCAAAAGCGCGGCCTGGAAGCCACGGCTGACTACCAGGCCCAGATGGAACTGGCGCGCCAGACGATTCTGATCCGCGAACTGTTCGTGGACTTCCAGAAGAACAACCCCGTCACCGACGCCGAGATTCAAGCCGAATACGACAAGTTCGTGGCCGCCAACGCCGGCAAGGAATACAAGGCCCGCCACATCCTGGTGGCCAAGGAAGACGAAGCCAAGGCCATCATCGCCTCCATCAAGAAGGGCGGCAAGTTCGAGGAAATCGCCAAGAAGCAGTCCAAGGATCCCGGATCGGGTGCCCGCGGTGGCGACCTGGACTGGGCCAACCCGAGCAGCTACGTGCCCGAGTTCACCGAAGCCCTGGTCAAGCTCGAAAAGGGCAAGATGACCCAGACCCCGGTGAAGAGCCAGTTCGGCTGGCACATCATTCGCCTCGACGACGTGCGCGAGGCGCAACTGCCCAAGCTCGACGAGGTCAAGCCCCAGATCGCCCAGCAGCTGCAGCAGCAAAAGCTCGCGAAGTTCCAGGAAGATCTGCGCGCCAAGGCCAAGGTGGAGTAA
- the rng gene encoding ribonuclease G translates to MQQDILINWSPQETRVAVVENGAVQELHVERALERGLVGNVYLGKVSRVLPGMQSAFIDIGLERAAFLHVADVWQRQEGGEAPMFARKNEPPVPIEKQVFEGQSLMVQVIKDPIGSKGARLSTQISIAGRLLVFLPQDDHIGVSQKIPQEERDALRSRLQALVGDKSTGGGGGFILRTNGEDASDEELAEDIAYLRKTWAGIRQAALSQPPTSLLYQDLSLLQRVLRDLVGEQTQTIRLDSREQFALLQQFGREFMPAAVAKLQLYKGERPIFDLYAIDEEIARALGRRVDLKSGGYLIVDQTEALTTIDVNTGGYVGARNFDDTIFKTNLEAAGAIARQLRLRNLGGIVIADFIDMLREEHQAAVLAEFKKQLARDRVKTMVGGFSQLGLVEMTRKRTRESLAHMLCEPCPTCHGVGEVKTARTLCYEILREVLREARQFNPREFRIIAAPQVVDLFLDEESQHLAGLSDFIGKPISLQAETSMGQEQYDIVLL, encoded by the coding sequence ATGCAACAAGACATTCTCATCAACTGGTCACCGCAGGAGACACGCGTCGCGGTGGTCGAAAACGGCGCCGTGCAGGAACTGCACGTGGAGCGTGCACTCGAGCGGGGCCTCGTCGGCAACGTCTATCTGGGCAAGGTCTCGCGCGTGCTGCCCGGCATGCAGTCGGCCTTCATCGACATCGGCCTGGAGCGCGCCGCGTTCCTGCACGTGGCCGATGTCTGGCAGCGCCAGGAGGGCGGCGAGGCGCCCATGTTCGCGCGCAAGAACGAGCCGCCCGTGCCCATCGAGAAGCAGGTCTTCGAGGGCCAGTCGCTCATGGTGCAGGTCATCAAGGATCCCATAGGCAGCAAGGGTGCGCGCCTGTCCACGCAGATCAGCATCGCCGGGCGGCTGCTGGTCTTCCTGCCGCAGGACGACCATATCGGCGTGTCGCAGAAGATCCCGCAGGAGGAGCGCGACGCGCTGCGCTCGCGTCTGCAGGCGCTGGTGGGTGACAAGTCCACGGGCGGCGGCGGGGGCTTCATCCTGCGCACCAATGGCGAGGACGCGAGCGACGAGGAACTGGCCGAGGACATTGCCTACCTGCGCAAGACCTGGGCTGGCATACGCCAGGCGGCGCTGAGCCAGCCCCCGACCTCGCTGCTCTACCAGGACCTGAGCCTGCTGCAGCGCGTGCTGCGCGATCTGGTGGGCGAGCAGACGCAGACCATACGCCTCGATTCGCGCGAGCAGTTCGCCCTGCTGCAGCAGTTCGGGCGCGAGTTCATGCCGGCCGCGGTGGCCAAGCTGCAGCTGTACAAGGGCGAGCGGCCGATCTTCGATCTCTACGCGATCGACGAGGAGATCGCGCGCGCGCTCGGCCGGCGCGTGGACCTGAAGTCCGGCGGCTATCTCATCGTCGATCAGACCGAGGCGCTCACCACCATCGACGTGAACACCGGTGGCTATGTGGGTGCGCGCAACTTCGACGACACCATCTTCAAGACCAACCTGGAGGCGGCGGGGGCGATTGCACGCCAGCTGCGCCTGCGCAACCTCGGCGGCATCGTGATTGCCGACTTCATCGACATGCTGCGCGAGGAGCACCAGGCGGCCGTGCTGGCGGAGTTCAAGAAGCAGCTCGCGCGCGACCGGGTCAAGACCATGGTCGGCGGCTTCTCGCAGCTCGGCCTGGTGGAGATGACCCGAAAGCGCACGCGCGAGTCGCTGGCCCACATGCTGTGCGAGCCATGCCCCACCTGCCATGGGGTCGGCGAGGTCAAGACGGCGCGCACTCTGTGCTATGAAATCCTGCGCGAGGTGCTGCGGGAAGCCCGCCAGTTCAACCCGCGCGAGTTCCGCATCATCGCCGCGCCCCAGGTGGTGGACCTGTTTCTCGATGAGGAGAGCCAGCATCTGGCCGGACTGTCGGACTTCATCGGCAAGCCGATATCGCTGCAGGCCGAGACCTCCATGGGGCAGGAGCAGTACGACATCGTGCTGCTGTAG
- a CDS encoding cytochrome c, which produces MARNAFLSLTLALAATATWAQAPAAPSPERATQLIRMVRQDCGSCHGMRLTGGLGPALTREALAAKPADYLAAVIIHGIPGTPMPPWSAMLSDAEALWIAQQLSTGFPEERKNPAP; this is translated from the coding sequence ATGGCACGCAACGCATTTCTGTCACTTACCCTGGCGCTCGCCGCCACGGCAACATGGGCACAGGCGCCGGCCGCGCCCTCGCCCGAGCGCGCCACGCAACTGATCCGCATGGTGCGACAGGACTGTGGCTCCTGCCATGGCATGCGCCTGACCGGTGGCCTGGGCCCGGCGCTGACACGTGAGGCCCTGGCGGCCAAGCCCGCCGACTATCTGGCCGCTGTCATCATCCACGGCATTCCAGGCACGCCCATGCCGCCCTGGAGTGCCATGCTGAGCGATGCCGAGGCCCTCTGGATTGCCCAGCAGCTGAGCACAGGCTTCCCCGAAGAACGCAAGAACCCCGCACCATGA
- a CDS encoding cytochrome D1 domain-containing protein — MKRRSLLSLAAGTSLLAGGCASTQPAASGDAAPILQGTGDLGVVIERARGALTLVNTSRREVTGRIEGLGDLSHASVVFSRDARFAYVFGRDGGLTRVDLLTQRITHRAMQAGNSIGGAISADGSLVVAQNYTPGGIKVFDAATLELLADVPATMAGGQRSRVVGLADLPQRRFVYSLFDAAAICIADCSNPRQPRVTTFENIGQQPYDALLSPNGRTYIAGLFGEDGLAMLDLWDDKPQVRRILSGYGRGEKPLPVYKMPHLRGWAIAGRHAYLPAIGRHEVLIVDTGSWQEVGRIPVAGQPVFVMARPDGRQVWVNFSVPDYNRVQVIDTPSQRVVQTLEPGKAVLHMEFTPRGESVWISCRDDNRVQVYDTHTRELQGTLHVDAPSGIFFTARAQRMGF, encoded by the coding sequence ATGAAAAGACGATCCCTTCTCTCGCTTGCCGCCGGCACCTCGCTGCTGGCCGGCGGCTGCGCCAGCACGCAGCCGGCCGCATCCGGTGACGCCGCCCCCATCCTGCAGGGCACGGGTGACCTCGGAGTGGTCATCGAGCGCGCGCGCGGCGCGCTGACCCTGGTCAACACCAGCCGCCGCGAGGTCACGGGCCGCATCGAAGGCCTTGGCGATCTGTCGCACGCCTCGGTGGTGTTCTCGCGCGATGCGCGCTTTGCCTATGTCTTCGGGCGCGATGGCGGTCTGACCCGCGTGGACCTGCTGACGCAGCGCATCACGCACCGTGCGATGCAGGCCGGCAACTCCATTGGCGGCGCCATCAGTGCCGACGGCAGCCTGGTGGTGGCGCAGAACTACACACCGGGCGGCATCAAGGTGTTCGACGCCGCCACGCTGGAGCTGCTGGCCGACGTGCCCGCCACCATGGCGGGTGGCCAACGCTCGCGCGTCGTGGGCCTGGCCGACCTGCCGCAGCGACGCTTTGTCTACAGCCTGTTCGACGCCGCGGCCATCTGCATTGCCGATTGCAGCAACCCGCGCCAGCCCCGGGTCACCACCTTCGAGAACATCGGCCAGCAGCCCTACGACGCCCTGCTCTCGCCCAACGGCCGCACCTACATCGCGGGGCTGTTCGGCGAGGACGGCCTGGCCATGCTCGACCTCTGGGACGACAAGCCCCAGGTGCGCCGCATCCTCTCCGGCTACGGACGCGGCGAGAAGCCCCTGCCCGTGTACAAGATGCCGCACCTGCGCGGCTGGGCGATTGCCGGGCGCCATGCCTACCTGCCGGCCATAGGCCGCCATGAGGTGCTGATCGTCGATACCGGCAGCTGGCAGGAAGTGGGCCGCATTCCCGTGGCCGGCCAGCCTGTCTTCGTCATGGCGCGGCCCGATGGGCGCCAGGTGTGGGTCAACTTCTCCGTGCCCGACTACAACCGCGTGCAGGTCATAGACACGCCGAGCCAGCGCGTGGTGCAGACCCTGGAGCCGGGCAAGGCCGTGCTGCACATGGAATTCACGCCGCGCGGCGAGTCCGTATGGATCAGCTGCCGCGACGACAACCGCGTGCAGGTCTACGACACGCACACGCGCGAGCTGCAGGGCACGCTCCATGTCGATGCGCCGAGCGGCATCTTCTTCACGGCACGCGCACAACGCATGGGGTTCTGA
- a CDS encoding BolA family protein — MTTAPIAVTAEAMAERLRERLQPTELEVLDESWKHEGHAGANGTGFGTHFRVRIASPLFAGQRKVAQHRLVYDALQIFIDHGAHAIAIETL; from the coding sequence ATGACCACCGCCCCCATTGCCGTCACCGCCGAAGCCATGGCCGAGCGCCTGCGCGAGCGCCTGCAGCCCACCGAGCTCGAGGTGCTGGACGAAAGCTGGAAGCATGAAGGCCACGCCGGTGCCAACGGCACGGGCTTTGGCACGCACTTTCGCGTGCGCATTGCCTCCCCGCTGTTTGCCGGCCAGCGCAAGGTGGCACAGCACAGGCTTGTGTATGATGCGCTGCAGATTTTTATTGACCATGGCGCCCATGCCATCGCCATTGAAACTCTCTGA